Below is a genomic region from Kwoniella dejecticola CBS 10117 chromosome 4, complete sequence.
GCTTTTCGTCGACCAGGGCACAAGGTTGCGCATGTGTACGACCGTGGTCCATGGGGCTTGCATGATGGGTCAACCAGTCCAGCACCTCATATATGTGATAGTGTGCGGAGGTTAAATTGCCGCTGAAGATCGAGACGTCGCACCCGTGTCTCATAAGCACGTTGGTTTTCATTCGTTAAAAATCATGGAGTCAGGCGTCCCCGACTCGCGGAATCCACCTCAGTAATCTGAGCCTTTCTACGATTCGCCACTAATCGCCCTCGCCGATGCACCGGCGAAAGGTTTCATGGCTCATCGTATAATCGATGCCCGTTTCCTGGGATGAACAGGGAATATTTTCGATAGCCTGAGGCTAACCGACAATAGTACAGCAACCTGGGTATATTGTATCGTTGTGACAGCTCAGCGCGACAGAGTTTCTCGTGCAAGACGTTTGATGACACAGTTCTACGACTCTGCTGGTGCCAGAAAATGATTCCCGTAACAGTTTTGCATTCGATGTTACTATGCGAAATCCTTCATAGCGGAAGATGACCTCATGTTAGCGTCGCAAGATATCCAAGTACGTCGTATTTGTTGAGCATGACTTTTGAATCGGTCGACTTTAGTATGCTAACCTTGTTAGGGTTTAGGTTCTTGGCACTGGTTCAGTGTGGTCGACGATATGAGGACTTACGAATAGCTTTCAATAGATGACCATCGACGACGCTTCTACTGCTTGACGTCGTCATTGCTCTACCTGTTCTCCATGGACGTGTACATATGATATTCAATCGAGTCGACATCCTGACGTGACTtggtctttcttcttcctcttcacatCACTTTTccctccagcttcttccattgACAGACAGGATGACTTTTTACGAGGGGGTGGACACACGGTCAGTGACTACGACTGCTAGCCACTACATACCTGCTCTGGTGCTCGACAATGAACAGACACGTCGTCTCCCGGTTAATCAATTCTACGTCTTCGCTGCATCGTCAGAATTGAGTGTCAAGCTCTCTAAGGGTGAGAAGCCTCAACAGAACAAACTGTGGGCAAATCTGAAAGTGAGTGAAGTCCTCTATTTCGACCCTGTCTGCCTTTTTCTTGTCTGATCCGCCTTTGACCTCATACTGTACACATCGCCCCTGAGCCGCGGTGGACTAAAGCTGTCCGTCCGACTTTGCCACCcgctttccccttccctcccAGCccgcatcatcatgatcacttccttctcgtGCGATCAATCTGCCTTGAGACTCCTCGTCTGCATTACGTCGCTGCTTGAGACTGACAGTCGGATGTACGACTGTTGCTGATGAATGGGTCTAGCGCCGAGGATACACCGCACTGGATAGGATCCACGATATCGCCGACGATATGATCAACAACGGCAGCACTTCACATTATCTGGTCGTCCCTCATGGGTCCACTTATGAGCTTACAGAGCGAGAAAAGTCGCTACTCGACCAGTGGGAGGTCATTGGGATGCCCGATCTTGTCACACGAGTGAACACCATCGAGTTTCAGTGCCAGCTTATCCACTGGGCCGCCACCAGACCCCTGTCCAACTTGTACCTCCCGATGGCCCATGCGGACCTACATCGTTTGATCCATAAATACGCCCAAGAAGATCTTGCAGAAGTATATAGCAAGGCAGCGCAACTCTTCGGGGGAACGGACGATCACATCGCTTTCATCGCTGCGCGCGAAATTACACCCGAAGAACCGGAAGaatcatcttcgaacgatGCTAGTGAGGTGTGTAGCGAATTAGAGCTTTCAGGAAATTGGAGGGACAATTCAGTCGAGGCACGATGgccttcatctccatcccgATCTTCAGACTACGATCGCGGCAGCGTCTCGGCTATCGCTGCTTTCGAACCCGCCACGCCACCCGCCCGAGTCCTGCCTCAAGAAGCTCCTCAGCCAGCTCAATCAACCCCGAATCCTGCTCGTCCGCCCAATCTCCGACCACTCGAGATCCTGGCTCGAGCTGCCGCGGGTATCCAGGCTCACAAACGAGCTCAACGACTGCTTGCGGCCGCATACAGACATCGCAGGGTACATAAAGCCAAATATATCAGAAAGGCTTTCAGACGAGGTAAAAAAACGGTGGTCTATGCGGGTCGCGTCTATAAAGCCACAAAGCCTCGTCTAGGTCCGTGCGTGGCCATTTAATTGCCATTTATTGATGCGTGAATCTGAAATCAGCGTAATATTGATATTTTGCCAATATGCCAACTCAGGAGAAAAGACTTTGTATACACGCTTATATCGCTTGCGAAATGTATGTACCGTATAAAGCCGAAATTTTGACAGCACAGATACTGGAATTTGATAGCagagagcagaagaagcaagtcTGTATTCTGATGCCAACGATATCAGCGTGCATGCGTGCATCATGATACTAGTTCTTGCGGGTATATGTCTATTCTCAGGATATAATGTCGAGTTATCTGCCATGTCTTACAGGAGAAGCATAGATGCGATGACTCCGACAACAGATAGGGAGATTGACCCAAGAGTAACGGCTGATCGAGCTATTCATTTGAATTAGATTAACATCAGTATGTATTCGTTTCCAGATGAAGCTTTATGAGAAGACTTACAAGCTCCGCTGGTTCCGGTACCAGCACTAGCGGCTTCCTTGGACGCGGAATCAGCTCCACTGGAGGTAGTAGCTGTATTGGAGGCTCCCTCGGCACCTGCACTGATAGTGGCGGGAGCATCAGAGCTATCGGCAGCGGGCACAGCAGCAGCGACGAATTCGTTGAGCGGGGGAGGGGCGGTGAAGTTGTTCATTGGTGATCCGGCAACGAGCATGGTAGGGTTCATGGCTATCATCAATCGGGAGTATCTATCGAAATTTGTAAATTATCAGCACTAATTTCCACTCCAGGGAAGCGGACTATACAGTATTGAAGATAACTCACAAGATATTCTCCACGATCGCCTCTCGCTTGATATCGCCAGAAAGGAGTGTAGACATATCCCATTTCCCACCCCAAGCCCAGGCTCCATCTGTTCCTTGACAAGCCTGTTTGACGGCCGCAGCAGTGGCTTTGGGAGCAGCACCCGAAGCTTCCCAAGAAGATACCCAACAGTCAACGCTCTCGCACCCACCAACACCCTTTCCATCACCGGCAGTCGAGCTGGGTTTGGCCGAGGTAGTTTTGCTCGCTTCGACGGAgctagaggaagaagcgttCGCAGCTGCGGCGGGTGGGATTGAATTGTTAGGGGGATTGATGATACCGAACATTCCCGAAGTACAGTGATTACCGACTGTACAGTAATGGAATTGAGGTGCTGAGCCCTTGATAGTGGTTGAGAAAGTGGCAGTGGCGTTGACTATATAAGTGTAACATCGTCACTCATGATCAGCGCTGAGGTCAATGTACGATGCAGAAGCTCCAAGGGGAAAAGAATGTAGGACTCACGTTTACCAGAATCGAAAGCATCTGCAGTAGTTGATTTGTTACAGACATTCTGCCCGTCACTTAAGGTAGCAGAGTGAGGTCCAGCACCCCAGACAAATTCGACCGAATCGCCCTCTTTACCCTCGATGGCGAATGGTACGAATCGAAGTACTCCTTTGGTGGGCGCAACTACTACCGTATGAGTGGTTCCGGATCCCGATCCACTCTCAGTCTTGGTGGCAGACGTTGACTCGGCGGCGGCTGTGGACGTAGCCGTGGCAATGGTCATGGCTGATTCACCACCGAATTGGGCTTGACACATGTTAAGACAGCTTTGAAGGTCACCGCCCCATTGCGAACCGGAACCGTATTTAGGCGTCTCGTAAGATAGCTTAGTGGTCTATGTTGGAtgatatcatatcagcttggattCCTTTCATCAGATTCTTACAGCAAGCAGACAGGCTTATAGGCTTACGATGGTTGTCTCATGCTTGATGGTCGTAGCATGCCCGCCAGAGCCACTCCATTCACCTGAACCGGAATCGTAAGAATTACCGGACTCCCACGAATTACCGGAATCATAGGAGTTGTAGTTGCCGGAATCGTAAGAGTTGGAACTTCCAGAATCGTATGATGAATCGCTCCACTTGCTAGAatctgaggaggaggatgaccaGTCGGAACCGTAAGGAGATGCTTGATCGGTCCGTTTGTTGGGCACCCCAAGGGCGAaagggaggaggggaagaagggcaagaaggcGAGACCCGATCATCGTGGCTTTTGACGGAGATGCGAAAGCGACAGTGGAGGGGAATGCAGGATCGACTGATTGTCGTAtgagcaggatcaaggaGTTTAAGAGCGAACGAATTTGCCGATATCAAATCGGTGGATGTACGGGAATTTCCTTTCTAAATGACAAGATAAAAAAAGATAAACCACTCAAGGTTCAAGGTCAAACGTATATGCTATAAGTCTTTTCAAAAGAATGGACCCGAAGTTGAACAGAATAAGCAATACGATAAACGGTGAGCGGGTTAGACGAACACTGTTCGGTCTTGAATTGAAACAATAGCCAAAAAGTACGAAATAAGAAAAGAAAGTCGggcgaggatgaagaaacTGGAGAAGTATACGCTGCGGATCAGCATTATATATGCCATAGCTCGTCTGCGGTCAGATAATATCTTCATTGTCGGCAGATTGGATACATAGGATTCCTCAGCAACGGTTGTAAGGAGATGTAAATGAAGCTAAGATACGGTTGTTAGGGTCCCATCGCGGAACGCTTGTCTTCTTAGTATTGACTGCAGATCTTGGTCAACAACGGATTCCTGCACTTACAGATCTTCGAATTTGTTTAAGGTCTGGCTCCTTCAAATTGTCGACAAGGCTCCCCAGGGTAACGCCACTGTTCTGGGCGTAAAACATGGAAATAGCTTGTATCGATGATACAGACCTGTAACGGTTTGTAGACAGGTCTGTTTGTAAGAAGCTTCGAACGATCAAGAGTCATCCGTCGTCGTATCATGTTGAAGCGCGATAGACGTTCCAGTGATCTCCGTATTCTCGATCACGACAGAATCCAGGTAAGTTAGGTCGAAGGGAATTGTCATATGAGCGAGGATCTTAGCGCGGACAGCTTGTCCTGGGATGTCAAGTACAGGTCGTCAAGTCCATTCACTGAATCCTatatcatcagtcatcattgcACCCCTGTCATGTCGCTTTGTGCTGATAGGATTTGTTCATATGGATGCATCTTGACCTAGTTGAGTGGTTTCATGTCTGACTCAAGCACGCtggcttttgcttttgcaCGAGTCGGCGCCGGCGAGCTAGTGAAAAGTCGGCCGATCCCACTTTTTCACAAATACCAAATAATCAGATAAAAATGGTGTGCCACAGCGCCAAACCTACACCGATAAACCCGAGggatgattgatcgaatTACTGTTACGGGTAATTGCCACTCCACCTTTTTGCCTGAATGATTACGTCTATTCCTATTTCCATTTCTATTTCAATCGAATCTGACTTACGAGTACGGTGAATGCACCACTAAGATCTTgtctatctcatcttcttctatcTTCATTCTTTCTCACCACAAATAATCAAAATCCATCAACTGTATCTGTCTCAACGAACATCCAGAAGACAAGGGCAATACGAAAATCACCAAAATGATGCGAAacgctcttcttcgatcgaCAGCTACTGCTTCGGCAGCTgtagcttcttcatccgccaGACCAGCGATGCGATTCGCCTCTAGACCTATAATCGCCAATGCGCAATCGACGATCCAGAGAGGTCAACGAAGGATGTACCATGAGAAAGTGATCGACCACTACGAGAACCCACGAAATGTGAGTATCAAGCTGCTTCTTGGATTTTCAGATATCAGGCGAAGCATTGTGGAGTGGAGTGGAGCCGAGCGGAGCGTCGATGGATTCCAAGATCCTATCTTTACAGCACATGCAGTTATGGATGATATACTGATTCGTTGTCAATCGATTGCAGGTAGGAAACCTCCCGAAAGGTGATCAAGATGTAGGAACTGGACTTGTCGGTGCACCAGCATGTGGAGAGTAGGTTACATCTCTTCATCAGCTAAAGATCCGTGTCGCTGTATATCAGCACTGGCCGTTAGCTGATTATTGTAACCTCACAGTGTCATGAAGTTACAAATTCGAGTAGGAGAAGACGGAGTCATTTCCGAAGTAAAATTCAAGACTTTCGGTTGTGGATCAGCCATTGCCTCTTCATCTTACATGACCGAGCGAGTTAAGGGCATGACTCTCGAACAAGCTGGTGCCGTCAAGAATACCGAGATCGCAAAGGAATTATGTCTGCCTCCTGTCAAACGTAAGCATTCCCCCTTCCGCCTTGACCGTGACCAGCATAGCTTCACATTGTACTAATCACGCGTGCTCGCGCAGTCCATTGCTCCCTGCTCGCTGAGGATGccatcaaatcagctatcaaggaTTACCAGACCAAGCGAGCCAAGCGAGTCTCGTCCACTAGCGTGAGTTTGATCTGGATAGTCAAGCGTATCGGATCAGAAGCTCATTCAAACCGTCTTTGTCATTCAGTCcccacctccttctctcgGCAGCTCGCCTCAAGTCGCCACTGCCTAAGCAGGTCGAAGCGCAATTCGGGTCAACATGAACAGGGCGGGTATAGGTCAGGCGACATGAGGGGAATGCGAGCAAGTTGTATGATTAGAGTGTAGCGGTGTCTCGATGAGGTGTAGCGTTCatacgatgatgatcatcattccgATTTCGATTGAGAGGAAACGCAAGGCAAGAGAACGAAACTCAAAACGAAAAGCGACAAACATTATCGATATATGAAGCCTTTTTACTTGTATTACTGTTATATATAGCTCATGCAGGAAGAgtgagaacgagaaagataTAAAGAGAATATCACGAAGGCAACGATTAATTCAATTACAATTGCTTTACAGTCGCAGGTCTACAACATGGAGGCAATTAGATCCCTTCAATAACAAAGTTACAAAAATCGGCAACTTCACAACAGAGTGTTCGCAAACCTGCTCGGGCATGGACTAGACAGTTCCTTATACCAATATTGCATTGGCGATCTCTGACAAACTAAATACACTGCATTGGCATTCTCTGACAAACTAAATATACTGCATTGGCAATCTATGACATACTACTGACTATGATACAAGATTGATCTACTTCTACACCATAAAATCCGAATTTCGAGATAACATCCGGAAGAAAGCAGTACTAATGTGTATGTACTAATCTTACTAACCAAGAATCAAGACGAGATAACAAAATGCAATCACAAAGCCTGAAAAACTGTCCCTGTATCCACTCCTATGCCCTAGTCTTTACTATATTCCGATCAATCGACTGATCAACTAATTCGATCAAGAACTACTAATTATGATCCTCTACCAAGCCTCTAGCAGAATTCACATCACTCTCCACCATATCCCTGACCAATTCTTCGAAGTTCCACCTTCTCTTCCAGTTGAGCTCGTTTTCGGCCTTTGTGGGATCACCAAGTAATAGATCGACCTCTGCAGGTCTGAAATACCGCGGATCGATCCTTACTACCACCCTGGGCGGGATCGTATCTAGCCTGATAGCGTGTTCGTCTATGCCCTCGCCAACCCATTTCAGGGGGATCGAGAGGATCGAGAATGCTAGATTTATCAAATGGCGGACTGTGTGTGTTTCTCCGCTGCAAAAAGAGATAAAACAGGAAATCATCAGTGTTGATCTGACAAAGGAAAAAAAAAATGTAGCGTCGAGATTGGTGtgcttgtacttgtactcaCGTCGCTAATACGAAATCGTCTGCTTGGTTACTACAAGCAATGAGACAAATCAGTTTATTTACTTAACAATTCTTTTTCGGGGGAATAACTCACTGCTGTAGCATCCTCCACATCCCTTCGACATAATCTTTAGCTAAAACACGAGGATTGCCACCATCAGCATTGGACACCAAGTTTGACTTTCGGCCAGGGTCTGAGccagctcgactcaccatgccCCCAATCACGCTTCGCATCCAGATTGCCCATCCACATACAATCCTGTTTCCCGAGGTATATCTCCGCTACGGCCCTCGTGATTTTACGGGAAACGAACGTTCGGCCTCGTCGTGGCGATTCATGGTTGAACAGGATACCACTGTCGGGGATCTCAAAATCAGCTCTCTGCACTCCATTCCGTTCTACCGGCTATGACTATGGGTTGTTGTGGATTTAGAAGAGGGGTGGAGGGGTGGCTGATCAATGGATCgcttgactcacttgcatGCGAACATCCCATAAGCTTCTCGATAATTCACAGTCATCCAGTATGCGTAGAGCTTGGCCACTCCATAAGGCGATCTAGGATGGAATGGCGTATCTTCGTTCTGCGGAGTAGACTTGACTTTCCCGTATAATTCTGAGGTTGACGCTTGGTAGAATTTAGTCAATTTCTCAACTGCGATAATGCTGTCAGCACGTCGACGAGATAGCTAGCTGATTAGCAGGATATGACTCACGCCCAACGGTGCGTATAGCTTCTAATAATCTCAAAGTTCCTATTCCGTCTACATCGCCCTGTATTCCACGATCTTAGATTAGCTACCTTCGCTCCATAACCCCTTCGAACAAGCAAAGAACTCACAGTGTACTCGGCCATCTCGAACGAGACTTTCACATGACTTTGAGCAGCAAGATTGTAAACTTCGCTTGGTCTGTTCCAAATGATAAATCAGTCAGCCCCGCAGTCAGTGTACGAAGGACGCTTGCGCCTCGCACTTTGCCTTAATTGACACTTACTGGGTCTTAGCGATCACGCTGACTAGGTTTGCCGAGTCCGTCAGATCCCCATAATGCAAGAAAAGCTTATTAGGAGCTTTGGAGTGTTGATCTCGCCAGAGATGCTGTAATCGAGACGTAttgaaagatgaggatcgCCTGATCAGACCGTGGACCGTATATCCCTTCGAGAGCAGTACTGCAAGGGGACAAATTGAGATGATCAGCAATTTAGGGAAAAGCTGTTCTGCACTTCAAAACGACGTGTCCGTAACAATCTTGCTCACGCTCTGTCAGGTAGGAACCATCTTGCCCCGTGATTCCAGTGACGAAAGCCacctttctctttgcccAGCTTTCCTGCGTGACCTCTGCTAAGccactcccactcccgaAACCGAATAAACCACACAGAGGCGTCGGATCACTATATATCGGCGTAGAGCATCGTTCCGGCATATGATGTTGACTCAACGGAGCAACCGATTCATCATGATACCTCAAAATCGTAGGATTGTTCGTGTTTGTAAACGTATCCGTCTTCTGGTGACGAGGTTGCGGGGCGGATAAAAGATTATCAGTCTGGAAATCCCCTATAGGACACGGCAGATCTTGACcggccttcttctcggtcgTTGCGCTTTCAAAAGCGTATCCGTCGTCTGACTCGTCCAGTGATTCCC
It encodes:
- a CDS encoding GDP-mannose 4,6-dehydratase, whose protein sequence is MSVQSQHHLKQRHSLPSWPPYEGDAEHDHSSSSDSESSSSSSNNLFTPGMSHASSSSTTSSPAYSISRCLPKFSAPLPSPLPLPSSRSNGLGFDLDIRRLSINTDFAAERESLDESDDGYAFESATTEKKAGQDLPCPIGDFQTDNLLSAPQPRHQKTDTFTNTNNPTILRYHDESVAPLSQHHMPERCSTPIYSDPTPLCGLFGFGSGSGLAEVTQESWAKRKVAFVTGITGQDGSYLTELLLSKGYTVHGLIRRSSSFNTSRLQHLWRDQHSKAPNKLFLHYGDLTDSANLVSVIAKTQPSEVYNLAAQSHVKVSFEMAEYTGDVDGIGTLRLLEAIRTVGLEKLTKFYQASTSELYGKVKSTPQNEDTPFHPRSPYGVAKLYAYWMTVNYREAYGMFACNGILFNHESPRRGRTFVSRKITRAVAEIYLGKQDCMWMGNLDAKRDWGHAKDYVEGMWRMLQHNQADDFVLATGETHTVRHLINLAFSILSIPLKWVGEGIDEHAIRLDTIPPRVVVRIDPRYFRPAEVDLLLGDPTKAENELNWKRRWNFEELVRDMVESDVNSARGLVEDHN
- a CDS encoding iron sulfur cluster assembly protein 1, mitochondrial, which produces MMRNALLRSTATASAAVASSSARPAMRFASRPIIANAQSTIQRGQRRMYHEKVIDHYENPRNVGNLPKGDQDVGTGLVGAPACGDVMKLQIRVGEDGVISEVKFKTFGCGSAIASSSYMTERVKGMTLEQAGAVKNTEIAKELCLPPVKLHCSLLAEDAIKSAIKDYQTKRAKRVSSTSSPPPSLGSSPQVATA